One window of the Chryseobacterium camelliae genome contains the following:
- the greA gene encoding transcription elongation factor GreA → MASYVTKEGLEKMKAELEQLETVERPKITQQIAEARDKGDLSENAEYDAAKEAQGMLEMRISKLKDAIASSKIIDESQLDTSKVSILTTVKLKNNATQQQQVFTLVPDNESDLKSGKISVNTPIAKGLLGKVVGETAEIVLPNGNKLSFEVLDISL, encoded by the coding sequence ATGGCAAGCTATGTAACAAAGGAGGGACTCGAGAAAATGAAGGCTGAGCTGGAACAACTGGAAACTGTTGAAAGACCTAAGATTACCCAGCAGATTGCAGAAGCGAGAGATAAAGGGGACCTGTCTGAAAATGCAGAATACGATGCAGCCAAAGAAGCGCAGGGAATGCTCGAAATGAGGATTTCCAAACTGAAGGATGCTATTGCAAGTTCCAAAATTATCGATGAAAGCCAGCTTGATACTTCAAAAGTTTCCATCCTCACTACGGTGAAGTTGAAAAATAATGCAACCCAGCAGCAGCAGGTATTTACTCTGGTACCGGATAACGAAAGTGACCTGAAAAGCGGTAAGATCTCGGTGAATACGCCTATAGCAAAAGGATTACTGGGCAAAGTGGTAGGAGAGACTGCAGAAATTGTGTTGCCGAACGGAAACAAACTGTCTTTTGAAGTGCTGGATATCAGCCTTTAA
- the dtd gene encoding D-aminoacyl-tRNA deacylase, translating to MKVVIQRVSESSVKVNGEIVGAIGRGLMLLVGIDENDSLDDADWLVQKILNLRIFGDDEGKMNLSVTDIAGELLCISQFTLMAEYRKGNRPSFIRAARPDQAVPIFEYFKKELAKSGFKTESGIFGADMKVSLVNDGPVTIVMDSATKN from the coding sequence ATGAAAGTCGTTATACAAAGAGTCTCAGAATCCAGTGTAAAGGTAAATGGAGAAATCGTGGGAGCTATCGGCCGCGGGCTGATGCTTTTGGTGGGCATAGATGAAAACGATTCTTTGGATGATGCCGACTGGCTGGTTCAAAAAATACTGAACCTCAGGATTTTTGGCGACGATGAAGGAAAAATGAATTTATCTGTAACGGATATAGCCGGGGAATTGCTGTGCATCAGTCAATTTACCCTCATGGCAGAGTACAGAAAAGGAAACCGCCCTTCATTCATCAGAGCGGCAAGACCTGATCAGGCAGTTCCGATATTTGAATATTTCAAGAAGGAATTAGCGAAATCCGGGTTTAAAACTGAAAGCGGCATATTCGGTGCCGATATGAAAGTATCGCTAGTCAATGACGGTCCTGTAACCATTGTAATGGACTCTGCTACCAAAAACTGA
- a CDS encoding DUF4173 domain-containing protein, whose product MKTHHYIFLTTALFVALFYNENVGLNLGMLCIIYAILTVIRTPVKNRTKTFFVSMIASLTSGLAFAWYGDFASFLAVVSSLLLLSYRSKNRRMKILLLIPVFIVNTFTSICRFFSFEEWLPKKNIPGFWQKMFAWVMIPLVLVSIFFGIYTAGSHHFAELFSGYEWDLDIWQLLCIAVLGFFIAFNYWNYAVEKLIYKQNMRLSNDFENKEKVLKPTYSFFDLEAERASGVMSFLLLNILLVFFIVTYNYEQFYESSKAAAKLSEETHERVNAVILSIIMAVLVMMFYFKSAFNFDPKAGMLKSLAKIWILLNAILIISAMAKNTEYIMQYGYTYKRLGVSAFLVLSLIGLMLMFIKIQRQKKNIFLFNSMAWFAYAVILACSFFNWGGFITRQNVRRENFNPDFHKTSVNFNEKILLEYAERNHKDPLKNEILEEIQKHEKESFLSQVLYYRSVR is encoded by the coding sequence ATGAAAACACATCACTATATATTTCTTACTACTGCCTTATTTGTCGCTTTGTTCTACAACGAAAATGTAGGGCTTAATTTAGGGATGCTCTGCATCATTTATGCTATACTTACTGTAATCAGGACACCGGTAAAAAACAGGACAAAAACATTTTTTGTTTCGATGATAGCTTCTCTCACATCGGGCCTTGCATTTGCGTGGTACGGTGATTTCGCTTCATTTCTTGCAGTGGTAAGCTCCCTGCTGTTACTGTCGTACAGGTCAAAAAACAGGCGGATGAAAATCCTGTTGCTTATCCCTGTGTTTATAGTCAATACTTTTACTTCAATATGCCGTTTTTTCAGTTTTGAAGAATGGCTTCCCAAAAAGAATATTCCCGGGTTCTGGCAGAAGATGTTTGCATGGGTGATGATTCCCTTGGTGCTGGTCAGCATTTTCTTCGGGATTTATACAGCGGGAAGCCATCATTTTGCTGAACTTTTCAGCGGATACGAGTGGGATCTGGATATATGGCAGCTTCTGTGCATTGCCGTACTGGGATTTTTTATCGCATTCAATTACTGGAATTATGCTGTCGAAAAACTGATATATAAGCAGAACATGCGGCTGAGCAATGATTTTGAAAACAAGGAGAAAGTGCTGAAGCCCACCTATTCATTCTTTGATCTTGAAGCGGAGCGGGCAAGCGGAGTTATGTCATTCCTGCTCCTGAATATCCTTCTGGTCTTTTTTATTGTTACGTACAATTATGAACAGTTCTATGAAAGCAGTAAAGCAGCGGCAAAGCTTTCGGAAGAGACCCATGAAAGGGTAAATGCCGTCATCCTGTCTATTATCATGGCTGTCTTGGTTATGATGTTTTATTTTAAATCTGCTTTTAACTTTGACCCGAAGGCAGGCATGCTGAAATCTCTGGCAAAGATATGGATCCTGCTGAATGCCATACTTATTATTTCCGCCATGGCTAAAAATACTGAATACATCATGCAATACGGGTATACTTATAAAAGGCTTGGTGTAAGCGCTTTCCTTGTTCTTTCTCTAATAGGGCTGATGTTGATGTTCATTAAAATTCAGCGTCAGAAGAAAAATATATTCTTGTTCAACAGCATGGCATGGTTTGCGTATGCTGTGATCCTGGCTTGCAGCTTCTTCAATTGGGGTGGATTTATTACCCGGCAGAATGTCCGGCGTGAAAATTTCAATCCGGATTTTCACAAGACTTCCGTGAATTTCAATGAAAAAATACTTCTGGAATATGCCGAAAGAAACCACAAAGATCCATTGAAAAATGAAATTCTGGAAGAGATACAAAAACATGAGAAAGAAAGCTTCCTTTCACAGGTGTTATATTACCGTTCTGTCCGGTAA
- a CDS encoding HIT family protein, which produces MSTIFTKIINREIPSYIIAEDENFVAFLDAMPLVKGHTLVVPKKETDLIFDLESDEYKNLWGFTQEIAKKIKNAVPCVRVGVAVVGLEVPHAHIHLIPLNTVEDMNFKNTRLKLTDEEYKEIQKSIINS; this is translated from the coding sequence ATGAGTACCATATTTACTAAAATCATCAACAGGGAAATTCCTTCCTATATTATTGCGGAAGATGAGAATTTCGTGGCATTCCTGGATGCAATGCCTTTGGTAAAGGGGCATACCCTGGTGGTTCCTAAAAAAGAAACGGACCTGATCTTTGATCTGGAAAGTGATGAATATAAAAACCTTTGGGGCTTTACTCAGGAAATTGCTAAAAAAATCAAAAATGCAGTTCCGTGTGTAAGAGTTGGAGTGGCCGTAGTGGGGCTGGAAGTTCCCCATGCCCACATCCATCTGATTCCGCTGAATACAGTGGAAGATATGAATTTCAAAAATACCAGGCTTAAGCTGACAGATGAAGAGTATAAAGAAATTCAGAAATCAATTATTAATTCTTAA